In the Alphaproteobacteria bacterium genome, ATTTTATATAGCATTCTTGTTGTAAGCATGGGAGCACGATTTCAATTTCCCACATTAGGTGACCTCTATGTACTGCGGCAGGATCAACGCCAAGCGGCGGCCTCTGTAGGAGTGGCTGTCTATTTAATCTCATGGGCGGCAAAGGTGGTGAATCCGTGCTTGCTGGTGTATGGACTGGTACGCCATCGCTGGGTTTTATTTCTATTAGGATTATTAGGGCAGTTGTTCATGTTTATGCAAGGGGGGCAAAAATCAATGCTAATAGTTATCCCCTTGATAATTGGTATAAATTGGGTAATTCAATATTCGAAATGGCCATTAGGATTGTTGATGTTAGCGGGATTAATGACATTGGTAATCACTCTGATCGGAGTCGATATATACTACGAAACCAGCATTGCGTCATCCCTACTCTTGCGACGCCCTATTATTACGCCTGGGCTACTGACAGGGTTCTATTTTGATTACTTTAATTCTCATCCATTCGTTTATTATTCTCACAGCTTCATGCATGGAATTATTGATTCGACCAATTCTGTGAGTCCGCCCTTCTTAATCGGGAAACAATATTTTGGGAATAGTGACATGTCTGCCAATGCCAACATATGGGCTGATGCATATGCAAACCTTGGACATCTTGGTATTATGCTACATTCAATAATTTTCGGAGCTGTCTTTTGGGTCGTGGATTGTTTGGCGGAACAAGTCGAAGCTCGGATTGCTGTCTTATTGATAATTCCAGCCGCTTGGGCAATGGCTGATTCGGCTCTGTTTACCTCATTGCTGACCCACGGACTCCTCTTGATAATGGTTGTCATCTGGATTTTCCCACCACTTTCGGGTTCGAAGAAGGTCGAATTTTATGCACATTTGCCACCTTAGTTCTGTCCACGCCCGCCACGACACCCGAATCTTCCACAAAGAATGCGTCTCGTTGGCCCAGGTTGGCCACCAGATCACGTTAATCGTGGCGGATGGTCTGCCAATCGAAAGAATTAAAGAAGTCGAAATTCGTTCGGTCCCCCGTTGTCGGGGGCGGATTTCACGTATGTTTTTCACTACCTGGCGGGTCTATCGTGAGGCCCGACGGGTCCATGCAGACCTCTATCATTTGCACGACCCAGAATTAATTGGCGTGGGGTTGGTCTTGAGGGCTTGGGGGTCGAGAGTGGTCTTCGATGCCCACGAAGATCTCCCCAAGCAAGTTCTTCATAAACCTTATCTTCCGACCTGGACGCGTCCTATCGTGGGAATAATGGTGCAAAAATTCCTGAAGTTATGCCTTCCTTGCTTTTCAGGATTAATTGGTGCTGAACCCTTAATTGCGGATTGGTTACGTTCATTTCACCCCCGCACAGTAGAGGTAAAAAATTTTCCAATTATAAATGAAATATCGATGCGTGCTGTCAACCCACGAAGGGGCCCGTTCCACTCTGTTTGTTATATAGGAGCGTTAAGCAGAGCGCGTGGAATCGTGGAGTTAGCCAAGGCAGTTGTTGATTTCCCAGAGGGCATTGACTTGGTCTTGGCAGGAGAGTTCGAGGATGAATTGCTCTGGAAAGAAATTCAGGGCATGCCTAGCTCGGCCCGAATTCATTATCTTGGGGTGCTGGATAGAGATGGAGTCCAAAGGGTGCTCGCTGAAAGTCTTGCTGGTATGGCGGTGTTGCACCCTACACCCAAATATACGGAAGCATATCCCACCAAGCTTTTTGAGTATTGGAGTGCAGGATTACCGGTGATAATTTCCGATTTTCCTCTCTGGCGCCAGTTGGCTGGCAATGGGAAGTACGGAATTTTTGTGGATCCAATGGACCCACTCGCGATCGCCGGGGCCGTCCGTTGGCTTTGCGATAACCCCGAATTAGCCCAAGAGATGGGCCAAAGGTGCCGAGAAGTGGTTCTGGCAAAATATTCTTGGGAGGATGAGGCTAGAAGGCTGGTCTCATTTGTAGAAGAACTTAATAAGTAAGATTCCTCAGGGCACTCACTAAAAAAATTTTCGATTAGACCGCAACGTGACTTTGAGCCCCATGTGCCCAATTCCTTATGCCTGCTAGACGGTTGGAGAATGCGATGTCGGCCACGCGGAGT is a window encoding:
- a CDS encoding glycosyltransferase — encoded protein: MAQVGHQITLIVADGLPIERIKEVEIRSVPRCRGRISRMFFTTWRVYREARRVHADLYHLHDPELIGVGLVLRAWGSRVVFDAHEDLPKQVLHKPYLPTWTRPIVGIMVQKFLKLCLPCFSGLIGAEPLIADWLRSFHPRTVEVKNFPIINEISMRAVNPRRGPFHSVCYIGALSRARGIVELAKAVVDFPEGIDLVLAGEFEDELLWKEIQGMPSSARIHYLGVLDRDGVQRVLAESLAGMAVLHPTPKYTEAYPTKLFEYWSAGLPVIISDFPLWRQLAGNGKYGIFVDPMDPLAIAGAVRWLCDNPELAQEMGQRCREVVLAKYSWEDEARRLVSFVEELNK